The DNA segment CCTTGAAGCCGCGATAGACGATATCGCCGCCGTCTTGCGCCACCGCCGGGCGGACCCTGGTATCGAGCAATTCCTTGATCTGCTCGATGATGTCGGCGTCGGCCGGGTCTTCCTCGATCGTCGCTTGCGCGTCGGCCGCGACCGCGATGTCTGCTGCGCTCCCCTGCCTGAACAGTGGAGCATCGAGCATGAAATGGTCGAGCAGGATGGTCAGGACCTCCGGCTCAAGTGCGTTCCATTCGACGGTCGGGGCTGCCGACACGGAAACGAAATCGCGTCCGAAGTAGACGCCATCGACCATCCCCGTTGCGAACAGCGCGTCCGCCAGCGGGCTGGCCTCGGCCGCCTCCGGCGAGGCGAAGTCGCGCCCGCCGGTCTCCATGACGGTACGGCCGGGCAGGAACTTGCGGGTCGCCGGATTGGGCGTCTTTTCGATTTCGATCAACATGGGCGGGATGTGGGCCTTGCCGGGGCTGCAATCAAGCTGGCGGGGTCCAGCTGTCGTCGATCATCTTGATCAGCGCGGAAAAGTCCTTGCCGCCGCCGCCGCGCGAAACGAAGCGCTGGTACAGCTCCTCCGCCTCTCCGCCCATCGGGGTATAGGCGTCCGCGGCCTGGGCGGCCTCCATCGCCAGCTTCAGGTCCTTGAGCATCAGCGCCGCCGCGAAGCCACCGTCATAATTTCGGTCTGCGGGCGTTTCCGGACCGACGCCGGGGACCGGGCAATAGCTGGTCATCGACCAGCTCTGGCCACTCGCCTTCGAGGAGATGTCGAAGAAGGTCTGCGGGTCGAGGCCGAGCTTCTGTGCCAGCACGAAGGCTTCGCAGGTCCCTGCCATGGTGACACCAAGCAGCATGTTGTTGACGATCTTCGCTGCCTGGCCCGCGCCCGCGCCGCCGGCATGGATGACCGCCTTGCCCATCTTCTCGAGGAAGGGCTGGGCCTTGGCGAAGCCATCGTCCGATCCGCCGACCATGAAAGTCAGCGTGCCCGCATCGGCGGCGGCGATCCCGCCACTGACAGGTGCATCGACCATCGCATAGCCCGCTTCACTGGCCAGTTCTTCCACGGTGCGCGCGGTTGCGACGTCGATGGTTGAACAGTCCATCAGGACGGCGCTGGCCGGCGCCCTGCCGATCACGCTTTCGGCATAGACCGCCGCGACATGCTTGCCAGCCGGAAGCATGGTCACGACCGCATCGACGCCCTCGACCGCTTCGGCGGCGCTGGTGGCAATGGAACAGCCGTTGCCCCTGGCCCGCTCGATCGCCGGTTCGGCAAGATCGAAGGCGATGACCTCATGGCCGGCCTTGACCAGGTTCGCGGCCATTCCGCCGCCCATGTTTCCCAGCCCGATGAAGGCGACGCGTGCCATGTCCGCTACTCCCTTATTTGCCGGTCCAGTTGCCCGGCCGCTTTTCGACGAAGGCGCTCATGCCTTCCTTCTGGTCCTCGGTGCCAAACAGGCCATGGAACAGGCGACGCTCGAAATTGATGCCCTGCGCCAGCCCCATTTCGAATGCGGCGTTGACCATTTCCTTGTTCGCGATTGCCGCCAGCGGCGCCATTGCGGCAATGGTTTCCGCGGTCTTCAGCGCCTCCGTGACAAGATCGGCAGCGGGAACGACCCGGGCCACCAGCCCGCTGCGCTCGGCTTCCTCGGCGCCCATCATTCGGCCGGTCAGGCACATTTCCATCGCCTTGGCCTTGCCGACCGCATGGGTCAGCCGCTGCGAACCGCCCATGCCCGGCGTGACGCCCAGCTTGATTTCCGGCTGGCCGAACTTGGCATTGTCGCCGGCGATGATGAAGTCGGCCATCATCGCCACCTCGCACCCCCCGCCAAGCGCAAAGCCGTTGACCGCTGCGATCCAGGGCTTTCGGGTTGCAGTGACCTTTTCCCAGCCTTTGAAGAAGTCCGACGCGTACATGTCGGCGAAGCCCTGCGCCTGCATCTCCTTGATGTCGGCGCCGGCCGCGAAGGCCTTCTCGCTGCCGGTTAGAACCAGGCAGCGCTGCGAGGGTTCGGCGTCATAGGCGGCAAAGGCGTCGATCAATTCTCTGAGCACGACGGAATTGAGCGCGTTGAGTGCCTGTGGCCGGTTCAGCCTGATCAGCGTTACCGCGCCTTTGGTTTCGACGAGGAGGGTTTCGTAACTCATCGGATCGGGCTCCTAAAATTCGAACGGCCGCCATTCCTCCTCGGGAGGAAGCGGCTCGAAAAAGGCTTCGACCTCGGTATCGCCGATCACGGCGGGGTTGGTCGGCTGCCAGTTAGGCTTGTTGTCCTTGTCGATCAGGAGGGCGCGCACGCCCTCCTTGAAATCGGGGTGGTGGATCAGGCGGACCATGATCCCATATTCCATCCGCATTTCGTCGACGAAATGGAGTTGATACGGGCTTTCCTGAAGCAGTTTCAGACTGACCTTGCAGGCCATCGGTGACTTGCGGCGGATGGTCTCGGCTTCCTTCGCCGCCCATTCATCGCCCTCCGACGCACCGGCATCGAGCGCATCGAGGATTTCTTCCAGCCGGTCGGAGGAGAAATAGCGGTCGATGCGGACAAGATTATCCATAATCCGGGCTTCGGGAACATCCTCTTCCGACAATTCGTCGAGGATCGCCTGGACACGGAAGGGCTGGGCCATGATCCGTTCCTTGGCTTCGTCCAGCCGCGCAGAAGGGAGATAATGGGTCGCCAGCCGCAGCTTGAGGCACTCGGCGCCGTCCAGCCGTGCGCCGGTTAGGGCCAGGAACTGCGCAAGCCGACCGCGCAGGCGGCTCAAATAGCGGCCGCCGCCGACGTCGGGAAAAATGCCGATGGTAGTTTCCGGCATCGCCAGCACGGTGCGTTCGGTCGCAACGCGAAAGCGGCAGGGACAGGCGATCCCGACGCCACCGCCCATCGTCACCCCGTCCATGAATGCGACGCCTGGCTTGGGATAGGTATATTCGAGGTGGTTGAGGCGATATTCGTCGAAGAAGAAGGACCGGGCGGCGGCCTCATGACCCTCAACGTCCTGGCTGATTGTAACAACGTCGCCGCCAGCGCAAAAACCGCGGCCCTCGGCGTGGTCGATCAGGATGATGCGGACATCGGGGTCGTCGCGCCATTCGATCAGCGCGCGCGCCATGTCGCGCACCATCTGGCGGTTGAGGCTGTGCAGCGCCTTGGGCCGGTTGAGGCGAAGGCGCCCGGCGAGGCCTTCCTTCACCGTCAGCACATCGGGCGAAATCTCGGTCATCAGGTTCATTTCATCAATGCGTAGCGGCCGGGGGCCGGTTCGATCCCGTCGGTGATGGCGCGCGCGGCGACCAGCTTGCCGCTGCCGCACCGGTCAAGCCAGCCGGTCCAATGCGGCCACCAGCTTCCTTCGTGCCGCGTCGCGCCCGAAAGCCAGTCGTCCGCAGCCTCGGGCTGGTCGGCGCGGGTCCAATAGCCATGCTTGTTCGCCGCCGGCGGGTTGATCACCCCGGCATTATGGCCGGATCCACCGAGAACGAAATCGGCCTTCAAGTCGCGGGCCCCGCGATAGACGGCCTCCCACGCCGATACATGGTCGTCCTTGAGGGCGACGATCATCATCGGCGTGCCGATTGTGGCCAGGTCGATCTTGACGCCGCCGACCTCGAACCCCGCGGGGTCCTTCAGCTTGTTGTCGAGCAGAAGATCGCGATTATAGCTTTTGAGGAAGGCGGCCGGGATTCTCGCGCCATCCTCGAACCAGTAGAGCAGGTCGCTTGGCGGCGCTGGCCGGTCGAGGAGATAATGGTTGATCACGCTCGACCAGATAAGGTCGTTGGCACGCATTGCCGCGAACAATCGCTGCAGCTCGAGGCTGTCGATGAAGCCTTGCGCTTCCAGATGGTCTTCCAGTGCGGCCAGGTGACCTTCATGAACGAAGGCCGACCAGTCTCGCATGTCGGCGAAATCGACGAGGCTGCCGATCAGCGTGGCCGAATTGACCTCGTCGGCGCGACCCTTCGCCGCAAGCCATGCCAGCGCGATGGCGACCAGCGTGCCGCCAAGGCAGAAGCTGAACAGGTCCGGTGCGTGTCCAGTGCGCCTGGCGACCTCTCCGATCGCCTCGACGATGCCCTCGACGACATAGTCACCAACGCCCTTGTCCTTATGTTCGGGTCCCGGGTTGACCCAGCTGATCACGAACACCGTCCGCCCTTCGTCGACCAGCCATTTGACCAGGCTTTGGCGCGGGACGAGGTCGATCATGTAGTAGCGATTGACCAGCGGCGGCACATAAAGCAGCGGCTCGGCGGCGACCTTGTCGGTGGTCGGCGAATATTGGATCAGCTGGAACAGGCTGTTTTCATAGACCACCTGGCCCGGCGTCGCGGCAATGGTTTTCCCCTTTTCGAACGCCGCCGGGTCGGTCCTGCGCTGGACGATGCCCTTGCCGGAAGCGATGTCCTCGATGAGGTGGGCGAAGCCTTGGACCAGGTTGGCCCCGCCGGTTTCCTTGATCCGTTTGGCGACCTCCGGATTGGTCGCCGCGAAATTGGCCGGCGAAACGGCGTTCAGATATTGGTCCAGCAGGAAGCGCGCCATGGCCGCGCTGCTGTCGCTGGCATCGCCAAGGGCGACGATGTCGCGAAGCTGCTGCGAGGCGAGCAGGTAAGCATCGCGAAGCGAACGGTAATACGGGTCGTCCTGCCATTCCGCCGCGGCGAAGCGGCGATCGCGCGGCTTTTCGCCGGTTTCGCCGGACAGGGTTGCATTCCAATAGGCTGCCCATTGCTGGGCCGCGGCGAACTGCACCTGCATCAGGTCCTGCGGCCGCATCGCCAGCTCCATCGCCACCTCGCCGGTCGCCTGGGCGATGGCAAAAGGATCGAACGGGAGGGTCGGTTTGGCGCCGCCCTTGATCATCTGTTCGGCGGCGTCGTGAAGGCGGCCGGTGAGATCGCCAAAAGGAAATGCGGGGGTCACTGCCGGGTCAGCTCCCGCCCGACGATCATTCGCATCACCTGGTTGGTGCCCTCCAGGATCGAATGGACGCGCAAGTCGCGCCAGAAACGCTCGATCGGGTAATCCTGAAGATAGCCATAGCCGCCGTGGAGCTGAAGTGCGCGGTCGACCACCGAGGAGCCGGTGTCGGTCGCCAGCCGCTTGGCCATGGCCGCAAACTTGCTCTTGTCGGGCGCGTTGGCGGTGACCTTGGCCGCCGCGACGTACAACAGGTAACGCGCCGCCTGAAGCTCGGTCTCCATGTCCGCCAGCATGAACTGTGTGTTCTGGAAGTCGGCGATCGCCTTGCCGAACTGCTTGCGGTCCTTGGTATATTTCACCGCCTCGTCGAGGCATCGCTGGGCGCCGCCAAGCGAGCAGGCGCCAATATTGAGCCGTCCACCGTCGAGGCCCATCATCGCGATGCGAAAGCCCTCTCCCTCGCCGCCGACGCGATTGGCAACAGGCACGCGCACCTCGTCGAAATTGACTTGGGCGGTCGGCTGCGAATGCCAGCCCAGCTTCTTTTCGTTGGCGCCGAAGCTTACCCCGTCCATATCCTTTTCGATGACCAGCGCGCTGATGCCCTTGGGACCTTCCTCGCCGGTGCGGACCATGGTGACATAGATTTCATTCTCGCCGCCGCCGGAGATGAATGCCTTGCTGCCGCTGACCACATAATGATTGCCGTCTCGCACCGCGCGGGTCTTGAGCGCCGCCGCGTCCGAACCCGAGGAGGGTTCGGTCAGGCAGTAGCTGGCGATCTTGTCCATCGGGATCAGCGACGGGAGATATTCGGCCTTCAGTTCTTCCGACCCGAAGCGGTCGATCATCCAGCTGGCCATATTGTGGATCGAGATGAAGGCGCTGGTCGAGGGACAGCCATAAGCCATCGCTTCCATGATCAGTGCGGCTTCAAGCCGGCCTAGGCCGATGCCGCCGCTTTCCTCGCTAACATAGATCGACCCGAAGCCGAGCTCGGCGGCCTGGCGGATCGTGTCCCGGGGGAAAATATGCTTCTCGTCCCATTCCGCCGCGTTGGGCGTGATGGCGTCAGCGGTGAACTTCTGCGCCATTTCCTGGATTTGGCGCTGGTCGTCGGTCAGGTCGAACTGGTGCATGGCTGCGCCCTAAGGCCACCGCCCGCGGCCTGCAAGGTCAGGCTCCACCGCACCGGCGGTAGACGATGCGCTGGCCGCCGCTGCTTCGGGTCAGCACATTTCCGCTGCTGCCCACGGTCAGCTCCTCGCGCTGCTCATAACCGGCGTCGTCGGCAAACCTGCCGGCAAAGCGGCCCGGCGAATCCGCCAGCACGCCCTGGAGGCTGACGGTCGCATCGGAAAAGGTTAGCGAATCCGGTCCGACCAGCATTGCGCTGCCGACCACTGCGCCGCGGCGGCAATCGGCGGGTTCGACCCCCCAAAGCGCGTGGAAGGCGGGCGGGATAGAGCCGGGGACGCCAAGCAGGCTGGCGTTGTCCTCGACGACATTTTCCAGCGCGTTCACCTCGGGCTCCGGAGGCGGCGGGGCCGGCTCGGGCTCGGGATTCTCGCTCAGCTGAATGTCGGGAAGTTCCGGCGCCGACTGCGAGGCGCGGATCTTGTCCTCGGTTAAGATGTCTTCCTCACTCGGCCCGCCGCAGGCGGCAAGGGCAAGCAGGCTCAGGGCAGCGGCGATCCTTCTCATCGCCTCACGCCTATCAGGCGCAGCGCTTGTAGGTAAAGCTACCCTCTTCGTCTGCCCGCTTCAGCGTGTCGCCGGTCCGCGTAAAGGTGATCACCCTCTCCCACTTCTGCCCCTCGCCAGTAAAGGCAAAACGGCCCGAAAAACTGGTGGCGATCGCCGGTCGCTGTTCCTTGAGCGTTGCTCGGCTCTCGTAGAAGGTCAGTGTCTTTTCGCCGACCGTCATCAGACCCTTCGCATCACTTCGGCTGGGATCACAATCGTTGACGGTCATGCCCCACCGGCCGCGATACTGCGCGGGGATGGTCGGGGCGCTCGTTCCATCGCCGGGAGGCGGCGAGGGCGCGGCGACATTGTCGCCGGCGTCGGCACGGGCTTCGTCATTGTTCGGCGAACTTTCATCGATGGGAAGCGTCTCGATAGAGCCGTTGAGCGCGTTGCCCTCGTCGATGGCGAAATTGTTGGGATCTTCCTGCTGGCAGGCAACAAGCGCCAGCGCCAGCAGTGGCAGGGATGCAAGCTTCTGTATCATGCCGGCAACAACGCCTTCACCAGAATTAGGATGCGTCATTATCCCATCGTTGGGATGACGAATGCTTCCTTATGGTCGCCCATTGCCGAACCGTCCGGCCAGCGCTGGGTCACCGTCTTGGTCTTGGTCCAGAACCGGACGCCTTCCATGCCGTGCTGGTTGATGTCGCCGAACCCTGACCGCTTCCAGCCGCCGAAGGTGTGATAGGCGACCGGGACCGGGATCGGCACGTTGATTCCGACCATGCCGACATTGACCCGCGCTGCGAATTCGCGCGCGGCATGGCCGTTGCGGGTGAAGATGGCGACGCCATTGCCATAGGGATGCTCGCTCGGCAGCCGGATCGCCTCCTCGAAGCTGTCGGCGCGGACCATCTGCAGCACCGGTCCGAAAATTTCTTCCTGGTAGGAGCGGAAGCTCGGTTTAACATGGTCGAACAGGGTCGGGCCGACGAAAAAACCCTTTTCATGACCCTGGAGCGTGAAGCCGCGGCCGTCGACGACCAGTTCGCCGCCCTCGTCGGCGCACATCTGGATATAATTTTCGACCCGCTGGCGATGGGCTTCGTTGACCACCGGGCCATAATGGGCCTCGGGATCGGTCGAAATGCCAACGCGCAGCTTCTCGATTGCCGGGACCAGCTTTTCGCGCAGCGCGG comes from the Sphingomonas xanthus genome and includes:
- a CDS encoding NifU family protein; the encoded protein is MLIEIEKTPNPATRKFLPGRTVMETGGRDFASPEAAEASPLADALFATGMVDGVYFGRDFVSVSAAPTVEWNALEPEVLTILLDHFMLDAPLFRQGSAADIAVAADAQATIEEDPADADIIEQIKELLDTRVRPAVAQDGGDIVYRGFKGGTLYLAMQGACAGCPSSAVTLKRGVESLIRHYVPEVETIEAV
- the mmsB gene encoding 3-hydroxyisobutyrate dehydrogenase, producing MARVAFIGLGNMGGGMAANLVKAGHEVIAFDLAEPAIERARGNGCSIATSAAEAVEGVDAVVTMLPAGKHVAAVYAESVIGRAPASAVLMDCSTIDVATARTVEELASEAGYAMVDAPVSGGIAAADAGTLTFMVGGSDDGFAKAQPFLEKMGKAVIHAGGAGAGQAAKIVNNMLLGVTMAGTCEAFVLAQKLGLDPQTFFDISSKASGQSWSMTSYCPVPGVGPETPADRNYDGGFAAALMLKDLKLAMEAAQAADAYTPMGGEAEELYQRFVSRGGGGKDFSALIKMIDDSWTPPA
- a CDS encoding enoyl-CoA hydratase, coding for MSYETLLVETKGAVTLIRLNRPQALNALNSVVLRELIDAFAAYDAEPSQRCLVLTGSEKAFAAGADIKEMQAQGFADMYASDFFKGWEKVTATRKPWIAAVNGFALGGGCEVAMMADFIIAGDNAKFGQPEIKLGVTPGMGGSQRLTHAVGKAKAMEMCLTGRMMGAEEAERSGLVARVVPAADLVTEALKTAETIAAMAPLAAIANKEMVNAAFEMGLAQGINFERRLFHGLFGTEDQKEGMSAFVEKRPGNWTGK
- a CDS encoding enoyl-CoA hydratase/isomerase family protein, producing the protein MSPDVLTVKEGLAGRLRLNRPKALHSLNRQMVRDMARALIEWRDDPDVRIILIDHAEGRGFCAGGDVVTISQDVEGHEAAARSFFFDEYRLNHLEYTYPKPGVAFMDGVTMGGGVGIACPCRFRVATERTVLAMPETTIGIFPDVGGGRYLSRLRGRLAQFLALTGARLDGAECLKLRLATHYLPSARLDEAKERIMAQPFRVQAILDELSEEDVPEARIMDNLVRIDRYFSSDRLEEILDALDAGASEGDEWAAKEAETIRRKSPMACKVSLKLLQESPYQLHFVDEMRMEYGIMVRLIHHPDFKEGVRALLIDKDNKPNWQPTNPAVIGDTEVEAFFEPLPPEEEWRPFEF
- a CDS encoding PHA/PHB synthase family protein, with protein sequence MTPAFPFGDLTGRLHDAAEQMIKGGAKPTLPFDPFAIAQATGEVAMELAMRPQDLMQVQFAAAQQWAAYWNATLSGETGEKPRDRRFAAAEWQDDPYYRSLRDAYLLASQQLRDIVALGDASDSSAAMARFLLDQYLNAVSPANFAATNPEVAKRIKETGGANLVQGFAHLIEDIASGKGIVQRRTDPAAFEKGKTIAATPGQVVYENSLFQLIQYSPTTDKVAAEPLLYVPPLVNRYYMIDLVPRQSLVKWLVDEGRTVFVISWVNPGPEHKDKGVGDYVVEGIVEAIGEVARRTGHAPDLFSFCLGGTLVAIALAWLAAKGRADEVNSATLIGSLVDFADMRDWSAFVHEGHLAALEDHLEAQGFIDSLELQRLFAAMRANDLIWSSVINHYLLDRPAPPSDLLYWFEDGARIPAAFLKSYNRDLLLDNKLKDPAGFEVGGVKIDLATIGTPMMIVALKDDHVSAWEAVYRGARDLKADFVLGGSGHNAGVINPPAANKHGYWTRADQPEAADDWLSGATRHEGSWWPHWTGWLDRCGSGKLVAARAITDGIEPAPGRYALMK
- a CDS encoding acyl-CoA dehydrogenase family protein produces the protein MHQFDLTDDQRQIQEMAQKFTADAITPNAAEWDEKHIFPRDTIRQAAELGFGSIYVSEESGGIGLGRLEAALIMEAMAYGCPSTSAFISIHNMASWMIDRFGSEELKAEYLPSLIPMDKIASYCLTEPSSGSDAAALKTRAVRDGNHYVVSGSKAFISGGGENEIYVTMVRTGEEGPKGISALVIEKDMDGVSFGANEKKLGWHSQPTAQVNFDEVRVPVANRVGGEGEGFRIAMMGLDGGRLNIGACSLGGAQRCLDEAVKYTKDRKQFGKAIADFQNTQFMLADMETELQAARYLLYVAAAKVTANAPDKSKFAAMAKRLATDTGSSVVDRALQLHGGYGYLQDYPIERFWRDLRVHSILEGTNQVMRMIVGRELTRQ